A section of the Enterobacter sp. C2 genome encodes:
- a CDS encoding oxidoreductase, with amino-acid sequence MSNTDIRVVPGPANYYSHSGSLARLNDFYTPEQLSRAVLIYGERAIAAARPYLPESVNAPGVKHLLFRGHCSEHDVTALVNDAGSDRSVVIGIGGGALLDTAKAVARRLGLPVVAIPTIAATCAAWTPLSVWYNDTGQALHFEIFDDANFLVLVEPQIILDAPVEYLLAGIGDTLAKWYEAVVLAPDPASLPLTVRLGINGALAIRDVLLESSETALADQQRGELTQAFRDVVDAIIAGGGMVGGLGERYTRVAAAHAVHNGLTVLPQTDKFLHGTKVAYGILVQSALLGQDEVLAQLVNAFQRFNLPTTLAALEVDIHNRDELDRVIAHTLRPVESIHYLPVTLTPETLRAAFEKVETFNH; translated from the coding sequence ATGAGCAACACCGATATCCGCGTTGTACCCGGCCCGGCCAACTACTACTCCCACAGCGGTAGCCTGGCGCGTCTGAACGATTTCTATACGCCAGAGCAGCTCTCCCGCGCGGTTTTAATCTATGGCGAACGCGCCATTGCGGCCGCCCGCCCCTACCTGCCGGAGAGCGTTAACGCCCCGGGCGTGAAGCACCTGCTGTTTAGGGGCCACTGCAGCGAGCATGACGTAACCGCGCTGGTGAACGATGCGGGCAGCGACCGCAGCGTGGTGATTGGTATTGGGGGCGGCGCACTGCTGGATACCGCGAAGGCGGTGGCGCGCCGCTTAGGGTTGCCGGTCGTGGCGATCCCGACCATCGCCGCCACCTGCGCGGCCTGGACGCCGCTCTCGGTCTGGTATAACGACACGGGTCAGGCGCTGCACTTTGAAATTTTCGACGACGCCAACTTCCTGGTGCTGGTGGAGCCGCAGATTATTCTCGACGCGCCGGTGGAGTATCTGCTGGCGGGCATCGGCGATACGCTGGCGAAGTGGTATGAGGCGGTGGTGCTGGCCCCGGATCCGGCCAGCCTGCCGCTGACCGTGCGGCTGGGGATTAACGGCGCGCTGGCGATCCGCGACGTGCTGCTGGAGAGCAGCGAAACCGCGCTGGCGGACCAGCAGCGCGGGGAGCTTACCCAGGCATTCCGTGACGTGGTAGATGCGATTATTGCCGGAGGTGGAATGGTGGGCGGACTCGGCGAGCGCTACACCCGCGTTGCCGCCGCCCATGCGGTGCACAACGGTCTGACGGTGCTGCCGCAGACCGATAAGTTCCTGCACGGCACCAAGGTGGCCTACGGCATTCTGGTGCAGAGCGCCCTGCTCGGCCAGGATGAGGTGTTAGCCCAGCTGGTCAATGCCTTCCAACGCTTCAATCTGCCGACCACCCTGGCGGCGCTGGAGGTCGATATCCATAACCGTGACGAGCTGGATCGGGTCATCGCCCATACCCTGCGCCCGGTGGAGTCGATTCACTATCTGCCGGTGACGTTAACGCCCGAGAC
- a CDS encoding sugar ABC transporter ATP-binding protein, with translation MSVNHLEMRAISLAFAGVNALTQVSFSLRGGSVHALTGANGAGKSTLMAVLCGTWAGYEGEIVIDDQPVAIRSPLDAKRLGIHLVQQEVDVALVPGLSIAENIMLDKLAEPGYAWRWSTVRQHARDALAQLDVSLDVRRAIDSCTLAEKQQILLARALSHRCRFLILDEPTAPLDQHESERLFTVVRGLQQQGIGVVFISHRIHELKAICDTLTVLRDGRLVESGPMAALSGEEIVEKMLGHQLNDIYPPRRPPHGEETLLRVEGLHDEKLLKDISLHLRRGEILGIAGLAGAGKTELCKALFGAEKSRVAQGELNGQPWRPRDPADSVIRGIALIPEERRKEGIFIDEPIVMNLAVSADNSFSRWSLFGHRKAWRWAQTVIERVGVRTTGPGQILRRLSGGNQQKVAIGKWLRGNASVVIFDEPTKGVDVKAKTDLFRLIDGLAREGKGIVYASGEFAELVGLCDRICVLWDGRIVAEIAGAEAREETLLYYSTGGAAA, from the coding sequence ATGAGCGTTAACCATCTCGAGATGCGTGCGATCAGCCTCGCCTTTGCCGGTGTTAATGCCCTGACGCAGGTGAGTTTCAGCCTGCGCGGCGGATCGGTCCATGCCCTTACCGGGGCCAACGGCGCGGGAAAGTCCACGCTGATGGCGGTGCTGTGCGGCACCTGGGCAGGCTATGAGGGTGAGATCGTCATTGATGACCAGCCGGTCGCCATTCGCTCTCCGCTGGATGCCAAACGCCTCGGCATCCATCTGGTGCAGCAGGAGGTCGATGTGGCGCTGGTTCCCGGTCTTAGCATCGCGGAAAACATCATGCTCGATAAGCTCGCCGAGCCGGGCTACGCCTGGCGCTGGTCTACGGTACGCCAGCATGCGCGGGATGCGCTGGCCCAGCTTGACGTCTCGCTCGATGTCAGACGCGCTATCGACAGCTGCACACTTGCGGAGAAACAGCAGATCCTGCTGGCCCGCGCGCTCTCTCATCGCTGCCGCTTTTTGATCCTCGATGAGCCTACCGCGCCGCTGGATCAGCACGAGAGCGAGCGGCTGTTTACCGTGGTACGAGGCCTGCAGCAGCAGGGAATTGGCGTGGTCTTTATCTCCCACCGCATTCACGAGCTGAAAGCCATCTGCGACACCCTGACGGTGCTGCGCGACGGCAGGCTGGTGGAGTCCGGCCCGATGGCCGCCCTCAGTGGGGAGGAGATCGTGGAGAAGATGCTCGGCCATCAGCTGAACGATATCTATCCCCCGCGCCGTCCGCCGCACGGGGAAGAGACCCTGCTGCGCGTGGAGGGGCTGCATGACGAGAAGCTACTGAAGGATATCTCCCTGCACCTGCGCAGGGGCGAAATCCTCGGTATCGCCGGCCTGGCGGGCGCGGGCAAAACCGAGCTCTGCAAGGCGCTGTTTGGCGCGGAGAAGAGCCGCGTCGCCCAGGGCGAGCTGAACGGCCAGCCGTGGCGGCCTCGGGATCCGGCGGATTCCGTTATACGCGGTATTGCGCTGATCCCCGAGGAGCGGCGCAAAGAGGGCATCTTTATTGATGAGCCGATTGTCATGAACCTGGCGGTCAGCGCGGACAACAGCTTCTCTCGCTGGAGCCTGTTCGGCCATCGCAAAGCCTGGCGCTGGGCGCAGACGGTGATTGAGCGCGTGGGCGTACGCACCACCGGCCCGGGGCAGATCCTGCGCCGCCTCTCCGGCGGTAACCAGCAGAAGGTGGCGATAGGCAAATGGCTGCGCGGCAACGCCAGCGTGGTGATTTTCGACGAGCCTACCAAGGGCGTCGATGTGAAAGCCAAAACCGATCTCTTCCGCCTGATTGACGGCCTCGCCCGGGAGGGCAAGGGGATCGTCTACGCCTCCGGCGAGTTTGCCGAGCTGGTGGGCCTCTGCGATCGCATCTGCGTGCTGTGGGATGGCCGCATCGTGGCGGAGATAGCCGGAGCAGAGGCCCGGGAAGAGACACTACTTTACTATTCGACCGGAGGAGCGGCGGCGTGA
- a CDS encoding ABC transporter permease, with translation MSKALSVKAAASGRQQFFDFLYKWGMLLTVVLLVAIFGIASDNFLDPFNIINILRSIAIVTVIAVGVSISLTIGGFDLSVGSTASLANALVISLFVWHGFGTTEAILVTLALCTLVGLFNAFLIVVLRIPDMLATLGSLFVIQGVAMTYSYGGSITENMLLPSGEMAEGLIPPGFSLLGQVPIIVIVMLVVTVVAQLGLSLTTHGRRMYAIGGNPEAARLSGIRTTRYKVAAYVIASLLAGLGGILLASRIGSSQVNAGSGYLMDAVAAAWIGFSLAGSGKPNALGTLVGAVILGVLSNGLVMLSVPYYAMDIIKGLVLAGALALTYFQRR, from the coding sequence GTGAGCAAAGCCCTGTCAGTAAAAGCGGCGGCGTCGGGCCGTCAGCAATTTTTCGATTTTCTCTATAAGTGGGGCATGCTGCTGACCGTGGTGCTGCTGGTGGCTATCTTTGGCATCGCCTCGGATAACTTCCTCGACCCCTTTAACATCATCAACATTCTGCGTTCGATTGCTATCGTGACGGTGATTGCCGTCGGCGTCTCCATTTCACTGACCATCGGCGGGTTCGATCTCTCCGTGGGGTCGACGGCGTCGCTGGCGAACGCGCTGGTGATCTCGCTCTTTGTCTGGCACGGCTTTGGCACTACGGAAGCGATCCTCGTGACTCTGGCACTCTGTACGCTTGTCGGCCTGTTTAACGCCTTCCTGATCGTTGTGCTGCGCATTCCTGACATGCTCGCCACCCTTGGCAGCCTGTTTGTGATCCAGGGCGTGGCGATGACCTACAGCTACGGCGGGTCGATCACCGAAAATATGCTGCTGCCGAGCGGCGAGATGGCGGAGGGGCTGATCCCGCCGGGCTTCAGCCTGCTCGGCCAGGTGCCGATCATTGTCATTGTAATGCTGGTGGTCACGGTGGTAGCCCAGCTTGGCCTGTCGCTGACCACCCACGGACGGCGGATGTACGCCATCGGCGGTAACCCGGAGGCGGCACGCCTCTCCGGGATCCGCACCACCCGCTACAAGGTGGCGGCCTACGTCATCGCCTCGCTGCTGGCGGGACTCGGCGGCATTCTGCTGGCCTCGCGCATCGGCTCCTCGCAGGTCAACGCCGGGAGCGGCTACCTGATGGACGCGGTGGCGGCGGCGTGGATCGGCTTCTCGCTGGCCGGGTCCGGCAAGCCTAACGCGCTCGGCACGCTGGTGGGGGCGGTGATCCTCGGGGTGCTGTCAAACGGGCTGGTGATGCTCTCCGTGCCCTACTACGCAATGGACATTATTAAGGGACTGGTGCTGGCCGGTGCTCTGGCGTTGACCTATTTCCAGCGTCGTTAA
- a CDS encoding sugar ABC transporter substrate-binding protein, with amino-acid sequence MKKFALSLLVLGLLSSVPGYAATPAPVPAALANHSGPVRIALIRNLGSDDNTTQFVSGALTEGKKLGFKVSTFLSNGDDAKFQDFVNQAISQKYDGIILSQGRDPYSTELVKKAVDAGIAVSVFDTAINGTIPGVTVTQQDDASLTNLSFGELVKDFNGKANIIKLWVAGFPPMERRQAAYQALLKQNPGIKELESIGAVSSDVQGDTANKVGAVLAKYPKGQIDAIWGTWDAFSQGAYKALKENGRTEIKLYSIDVSNQDLQLMRESNSPWKVSVAVDPKLIGATNVRLIANKLAGEQTPATYDFKAAAIPQALLAAQPGAVNVATLGKIIPGWGQTEDFIAPWFATLQAKNK; translated from the coding sequence ATGAAAAAATTTGCACTCTCACTGCTGGTGCTGGGCCTGCTGAGTTCTGTTCCGGGCTACGCGGCGACGCCTGCACCGGTTCCGGCCGCGCTGGCTAACCACAGCGGACCGGTACGCATCGCGCTGATCCGTAACCTGGGCTCGGACGATAACACCACCCAGTTCGTCTCCGGCGCGCTGACGGAGGGCAAAAAGCTTGGCTTTAAAGTCAGCACCTTCCTCAGCAACGGCGACGACGCTAAGTTTCAGGACTTTGTTAATCAGGCCATCAGCCAGAAGTACGACGGCATTATTCTCTCCCAGGGCCGCGATCCTTACTCAACCGAGCTGGTGAAAAAAGCGGTAGATGCAGGCATTGCCGTCTCGGTATTTGATACCGCTATCAACGGTACCATCCCCGGCGTGACCGTAACCCAGCAGGATGACGCCTCGCTAACCAATCTCTCCTTCGGCGAGCTGGTGAAGGACTTCAACGGCAAGGCCAATATCATCAAGCTGTGGGTGGCTGGCTTCCCGCCGATGGAGCGCCGCCAGGCGGCCTACCAGGCGCTGCTGAAGCAGAACCCAGGAATTAAAGAGCTGGAGTCCATCGGGGCGGTCTCTTCCGACGTGCAGGGTGATACGGCGAATAAAGTCGGCGCGGTGCTGGCGAAGTACCCGAAAGGGCAGATCGATGCTATCTGGGGTACCTGGGACGCCTTCAGTCAGGGCGCGTACAAGGCGCTGAAAGAGAATGGTCGCACCGAGATCAAACTCTACAGCATTGACGTCTCCAACCAGGATCTGCAGCTGATGCGCGAGTCCAACAGTCCGTGGAAGGTAAGCGTGGCGGTGGATCCGAAGCTGATTGGCGCGACCAACGTGCGTCTGATCGCCAACAAGCTCGCAGGGGAGCAGACGCCAGCCACCTATGACTTCAAAGCCGCGGCAATTCCGCAGGCGCTGCTGGCGGCCCAGCCGGGTGCGGTGAACGTCGCCACCCTGGGGAAAATCATTCCGGGCTGGGGCCAGACCGAAGATTTTATCGCCCCGTGGTTCGCCACTCTGCAAGCGAAAAACAAATGA
- a CDS encoding LVIVD repeat-containing protein: MSALPVPDYSHNMRLIGHSDQGGRPDGVQLMVHRGFAYIGHMVSQGFSIVDVRDPKNPRPAGYVPAPPGTWNVHLQAHDDLLLVINARDLFADARFADEKVYYTRSVGETVSDVQDKGWSAGLRVFDISTPDQPKEIGFLGLDGIGIHRIWYVGGRWAYVSALIDGFSDYIFLTIDLANPRKPEVAGRWWLPGMNQAAGETPTWPEGKRYALHHAIIAGDTAYGSWRDGGLTLLDVKDRSAPKLISHRNWSPPFGGGTHTALPLPDRDLLVVLDEAVLDNQQDGEKLIWLFDIRELANPVSISTFPQPEEIDYVAKGAHFGPHNLHENRPGSFVSSTLIFATYQNAGVRAYDISNPYRPVETGALVPAAPAKMMDTRPGRPQVIQSCDVFVDAQGIIYSTDYNGGLSVIEYLG, encoded by the coding sequence ATGAGTGCGCTGCCTGTGCCTGACTACAGCCACAATATGCGGCTGATTGGTCACTCGGATCAGGGCGGACGGCCCGACGGCGTGCAGCTAATGGTGCACCGTGGCTTTGCTTACATCGGTCATATGGTTTCCCAGGGTTTCTCGATTGTTGACGTGCGCGACCCGAAAAATCCACGTCCCGCAGGCTACGTGCCCGCGCCGCCGGGGACCTGGAACGTTCACCTGCAGGCCCATGACGATCTGCTGCTGGTGATCAACGCCCGGGATCTCTTTGCCGATGCCCGTTTCGCTGACGAGAAGGTCTACTACACCCGCTCGGTAGGGGAGACGGTGAGCGACGTGCAGGACAAGGGCTGGAGCGCCGGGCTGCGCGTGTTTGATATCTCCACGCCGGACCAGCCAAAAGAGATTGGTTTTCTGGGGCTGGACGGCATCGGCATTCACCGCATCTGGTACGTGGGCGGCCGCTGGGCCTATGTCTCTGCCCTGATCGATGGCTTTAGCGACTACATCTTCCTGACTATCGATCTTGCCAATCCACGTAAGCCCGAAGTGGCGGGACGCTGGTGGCTGCCAGGGATGAACCAGGCGGCGGGCGAGACGCCGACGTGGCCGGAGGGCAAGCGTTACGCCCTGCATCACGCCATTATTGCTGGAGATACCGCCTACGGCAGCTGGCGCGACGGCGGCCTGACGCTGCTGGATGTGAAAGATCGCAGTGCGCCGAAGCTCATCAGCCATCGTAACTGGAGCCCGCCGTTTGGCGGCGGAACCCATACGGCGCTGCCGCTGCCGGACCGGGATCTGCTGGTGGTGCTGGACGAGGCGGTGCTGGATAACCAGCAGGATGGCGAGAAGCTGATCTGGCTGTTTGATATTCGCGAGCTGGCTAATCCGGTAAGCATCTCTACCTTCCCGCAGCCGGAGGAGATCGACTATGTCGCGAAAGGCGCGCACTTCGGGCCGCACAACCTGCATGAGAACCGGCCGGGGAGTTTTGTCAGCTCGACGCTGATCTTTGCCACTTACCAGAACGCCGGAGTACGGGCCTACGATATCTCTAACCCGTATCGCCCGGTAGAGACCGGGGCACTGGTGCCCGCCGCGCCAGCGAAGATGATGGATACCCGTCCTGGCCGTCCGCAGGTGATCCAGTCCTGCGACGTGTTTGTCGACGCGCAGGGGATCATCTACAGCACCGACTACAACGGCGGATTGTCGGTAATAGAGTATTTGGGCTAA
- the mtnK gene encoding S-methyl-5-thioribose kinase: protein MSQYRTFNAADAVAYARQYAGLEQSSELVSAHEVGDGNLNLVFKIFDAEGVSRIVVKQALPYVRCVGESWPLTLDRARLEAQTLVEHYRHCPAHTVKIHHFDPDLSVMVMEDLSDHRIWRGELIKGAYYPQAARQLAAYLAQTLFHTSDFYLTPAQKKAQVAQFINPEMCGITEDLFFEDPYRAHERNSYPAAIDADVVALRDDNALLLAVAGLKQRFLSHAEALLHGDIHSGSIFVAEGSLKAIDAEFGYVGPMGFDLGTAIGNLLLNYCGLPGHLGIRDAAAAREQRLNDIQELWNTFAETFLALAAEKTRDVALAHPGYAAQFLQKVWHDAIGFCGTELIRRSVGLSHVADIDTIADDEMRHECLRHAIHLGKALIVIADRIHNVDELIARVRQYS from the coding sequence ATGTCGCAATACCGAACTTTCAACGCCGCCGACGCGGTGGCCTACGCCCGGCAATATGCTGGTCTGGAGCAGTCATCCGAACTGGTTAGCGCGCATGAAGTCGGTGACGGCAACCTGAATCTGGTGTTTAAAATTTTCGACGCCGAGGGCGTAAGCCGGATCGTCGTCAAGCAGGCCCTGCCCTACGTGCGCTGCGTGGGCGAATCCTGGCCGCTGACCCTGGACCGCGCCCGGCTGGAGGCGCAGACGCTGGTAGAGCACTATCGGCACTGCCCGGCGCATACGGTAAAGATCCACCACTTTGATCCTGACCTGTCGGTGATGGTGATGGAGGATCTCTCCGATCACCGCATCTGGCGCGGGGAGCTGATCAAAGGCGCATACTATCCGCAGGCCGCCCGCCAGCTGGCGGCGTACCTGGCCCAGACCCTGTTCCACACCAGCGATTTTTATCTCACCCCGGCGCAGAAAAAGGCGCAGGTGGCGCAGTTTATCAATCCAGAGATGTGCGGCATTACCGAAGATCTCTTCTTTGAAGACCCGTACCGCGCTCACGAGCGCAACAGCTACCCGGCGGCGATTGACGCTGACGTGGTCGCTCTGCGTGACGATAACGCCCTGCTGCTAGCGGTGGCCGGGCTTAAACAGCGTTTTCTCTCCCATGCCGAAGCGCTCTTGCACGGCGATATCCACAGCGGCTCGATATTTGTTGCCGAAGGCAGCCTGAAGGCGATTGACGCCGAGTTTGGCTACGTGGGTCCCATGGGCTTTGACCTTGGTACGGCTATTGGCAACCTGCTGCTTAACTACTGCGGCCTGCCGGGGCATCTGGGTATTCGCGATGCCGCCGCCGCCCGCGAGCAGCGCCTGAACGATATTCAGGAGCTATGGAACACCTTCGCAGAGACATTCCTTGCCCTGGCCGCAGAGAAGACCCGGGACGTGGCGCTGGCCCATCCAGGCTATGCCGCTCAGTTCCTGCAGAAGGTGTGGCACGATGCCATAGGCTTCTGCGGCACGGAGCTGATTCGCCGCAGCGTGGGCCTCTCTCACGTGGCGGATATCGACACCATCGCTGACGACGAGATGCGCCACGAATGCCTGCGCCACGCCATCCATTTAGGCAAGGCGCTGATCGTCATTGCCGACCGCATCCATAACGTTGATGAACTGATTGCCCGGGTTCGGCAGTACAGTTAG
- the mtnA gene encoding S-methyl-5-thioribose-1-phosphate isomerase, with amino-acid sequence MQPLQTTSLRVTDNQLFILDQQALPQEKRWLPADKVETLVGHIHALRVRGAPLIGLSASLLLALLAERGASQTALAQALETLRAARPTAVNLMNNLDRMKLALTEVDFVPALVAEAERLVAEDKQLCARIAAAGSALVTPGSRLLTHCNTGGLATAGVGTALGVISQAFTDGKVVNVWVGETRPLLQGGRLTAWELAELGIPCQLITDSMAASLMAQGQVDAVWVGADRIAANGDVANKIGTYSLAVLARYHGIPFYVAAPQTTLDPLCPNGEAIPIEQRAASEVTGVAGSFGTVQWAPESTLVYNPAFDVTPAALISGWVLDTGVVTPDEVAAGFFR; translated from the coding sequence ATGCAGCCACTCCAGACCACCAGCCTGCGCGTCACCGATAATCAGCTTTTTATTCTCGATCAGCAGGCGCTTCCGCAGGAGAAGCGCTGGCTGCCCGCCGACAAGGTAGAGACGCTGGTGGGCCATATTCACGCCCTGCGGGTGCGCGGTGCGCCGTTGATTGGCCTCTCCGCCAGCCTGCTGCTGGCGCTGCTGGCCGAGCGGGGCGCAAGCCAGACCGCTCTGGCCCAGGCGCTGGAGACGCTCCGGGCGGCGCGCCCAACGGCGGTGAACCTGATGAACAACCTTGACCGCATGAAGCTGGCCCTGACGGAGGTGGATTTTGTCCCGGCGCTGGTGGCCGAAGCCGAGCGGCTGGTTGCCGAGGATAAGCAGCTTTGCGCTCGAATTGCCGCGGCGGGCAGTGCGCTGGTGACGCCCGGCAGCCGCCTGCTGACGCACTGCAATACCGGCGGGCTGGCGACCGCGGGTGTGGGTACGGCGCTGGGGGTCATCTCCCAGGCCTTTACCGACGGCAAGGTCGTCAACGTCTGGGTAGGGGAGACACGCCCGCTGTTGCAGGGAGGCCGTCTGACGGCATGGGAGCTGGCGGAGCTGGGCATTCCCTGCCAGCTGATCACCGACTCAATGGCGGCCAGCCTGATGGCGCAGGGCCAGGTGGATGCGGTGTGGGTCGGCGCGGACCGTATTGCGGCCAACGGCGACGTGGCGAATAAGATCGGCACCTACTCGCTGGCGGTGCTGGCCCGCTATCATGGGATCCCGTTTTACGTTGCTGCCCCGCAGACCACGCTGGATCCGCTCTGTCCGAACGGGGAGGCCATTCCTATTGAGCAGCGCGCGGCCAGCGAAGTCACCGGCGTAGCGGGCAGCTTCGGGACGGTGCAGTGGGCCCCCGAATCGACGCTGGTCTATAACCCGGCGTTTGACGTTACCCCGGCCGCGCTGATTAGCGGCTGGGTGCTGGATACCGGGGTCGTTACGCCGGACGAGGTGGCGGCGGGATTTTTCAGATGA
- a CDS encoding acireductone dioxygenase has translation MSALTIYSVNDPRQPTWHSTDAGEIQQQLNAKGVRFERWQADRDLGADPAPEAVIDAYQHAIDRLVAEKGYQSWDVISLRADNPNKQALREKFLSEHTHGEDEVRFFVEGAGLFCLHIGDEVYQVLCEKNDLISVPAGTPHWFDMGSEPNFTAIRIFDNPEGWIAQFTGDAIAEGYPRLA, from the coding sequence ATGAGCGCGTTAACTATCTATTCCGTCAATGATCCCCGCCAGCCTACGTGGCATAGCACCGACGCGGGTGAGATTCAGCAGCAGCTGAACGCCAAAGGCGTACGCTTTGAGCGCTGGCAGGCCGACCGCGATCTCGGTGCCGATCCTGCGCCTGAGGCGGTAATCGACGCCTATCAGCACGCCATCGATCGACTGGTTGCCGAGAAGGGCTATCAGAGCTGGGATGTGATCAGCCTGCGCGCCGATAACCCTAACAAGCAGGCGCTGCGGGAAAAGTTTCTCAGTGAGCACACCCACGGCGAAGATGAAGTGCGCTTTTTTGTCGAGGGCGCGGGCCTGTTCTGCCTGCACATTGGTGATGAGGTCTATCAGGTGCTGTGCGAGAAAAACGATCTGATCTCAGTGCCGGCAGGCACGCCGCACTGGTTTGATATGGGATCCGAGCCGAACTTTACCGCCATTCGTATCTTCGACAACCCCGAGGGGTGGATCGCCCAGTTCACCGGCGACGCCATTGCCGAGGGCTATCCTCGCCTGGCGTAG
- the mtnC gene encoding acireductone synthase, whose translation MIRAIVTDIEGTTSDIRFVHNVLFPYARERLEAFVTAQQYAEPVKSILDNLRDEIVQADASTADLIETLFRFMDEDRKSTALKALQGIIWHDGYVNGDFTGHLYPDVLPALEKWKSQGIDLYVYSSGSVAAQKLLFGYSDEGDITHLFSGYFDTRIGAKREARAYSSIAEQLALPPVSILFLSDIHQELDAAAEAGLRTVQLIRGDDDAASQHHQVHSFNDINPEQIPS comes from the coding sequence ATGATCCGCGCCATCGTTACTGATATTGAGGGCACGACCAGCGATATCCGCTTCGTGCATAACGTGCTGTTTCCCTACGCCCGCGAGCGGCTGGAGGCGTTTGTCACTGCCCAGCAGTATGCCGAGCCGGTGAAATCCATTCTCGATAATCTGCGGGATGAGATCGTCCAAGCGGATGCCTCCACTGCCGATCTCATTGAGACGCTGTTCCGCTTTATGGATGAAGATCGTAAGTCGACGGCGCTGAAGGCGTTACAGGGAATTATCTGGCACGACGGCTACGTCAACGGCGACTTTACCGGCCATCTCTACCCCGACGTACTGCCCGCGCTGGAAAAATGGAAGTCGCAGGGGATTGATCTCTATGTATATTCCTCGGGCTCGGTGGCCGCACAAAAACTGTTATTTGGCTACAGCGACGAAGGTGATATTACTCATCTGTTTAGCGGCTACTTTGATACCCGCATCGGTGCCAAGCGTGAAGCGCGCGCCTATAGCAGCATTGCCGAGCAGCTCGCGCTGCCGCCGGTGTCGATCCTTTTCCTGTCAGATATTCATCAGGAGCTGGACGCCGCCGCAGAGGCCGGTTTGCGCACCGTGCAGCTGATTCGTGGCGATGATGATGCCGCCAGCCAACATCACCAGGTGCACAGTTTTAACGACATTAACCCGGAGCAGATCCCCTCATGA
- a CDS encoding methylthioribulose 1-phosphate dehydratase: MTYPLQLPALVEACHWLGAKGWAPATGGNMSVRENADWCWLSESGKDKGSLTVDDFLQVEIATDRAPSGRKPSAETGLHTLIYRLYPEANAVLHVHTVNATVLSRVEKLATLKLAGYEMQKSLSGQTSHLDTVSIPLFDNDQDIPALARRIEIYARQTPLSYGFLLRGHGLTCWGRSVAEARRHLEGLEFLFECEMQRRLLERS, from the coding sequence ATGACATACCCTCTGCAACTTCCGGCGCTGGTAGAAGCCTGCCATTGGCTGGGTGCTAAAGGCTGGGCACCGGCCACCGGCGGCAACATGTCGGTACGGGAAAATGCCGACTGGTGCTGGCTCAGCGAGTCCGGTAAAGACAAGGGCAGCCTGACGGTGGACGACTTTTTGCAGGTTGAGATCGCCACCGATCGCGCCCCGTCAGGACGGAAGCCCTCCGCCGAGACCGGCCTGCATACGCTGATCTATCGCCTCTACCCGGAGGCGAACGCCGTGCTGCATGTGCATACGGTCAACGCCACGGTGCTGTCACGCGTTGAGAAACTGGCGACGCTCAAGCTTGCGGGTTACGAGATGCAGAAATCCCTTAGCGGACAGACCAGCCACCTCGACACGGTCTCTATTCCCCTGTTTGATAATGACCAGGATATCCCCGCCCTTGCCCGGCGTATTGAGATATATGCCCGCCAGACGCCGCTAAGCTACGGCTTCCTGCTGCGCGGACACGGTCTCACCTGCTGGGGACGCAGCGTGGCGGAAGCCCGTCGCCACCTTGAGGGGCTGGAGTTTTTATTTGAGTGTGAAATGCAGCGTCGCCTGCTGGAGAGATCATGA